TCAGCCTCCACTGATAACAAAGCAGTGTGTACTTTATCCAACCAATTGTCCAGTCGATCTCGCAAGGATTTGATCTGTGGAATCCCCAGAACTCTTGGCTGTACCCAGGAAACGTGCACTGTTCCTTCGACTTGATCAATTATACCCTCAATAAGGTGGACCTGTTGCCAAAATCATAGCATTAGGTTTGCACTGTAAAAACTTGAAACAATAATCGGTGCACACAGAAGCAAatgaaattttcaaatttgatttaatgcagTTCTAGATTTTGTCAATGTCATAATTCATGAGGGAATGCTGAAACAATTTTATGCCTTCAAATGTTTTTGCCATTGGTTggaaatttgtttattttgcaaTGCAGCACAAAGCATCAATAGCAATTGAAAATCAATACAAATTCGGGACAACAATTTAGCAAAGCAGTTCCACGCACACTAGATCTTTTGGCTTCTTTTGGGCACACATAACACCACTCAAGTCTTTTGGGTTCAAAGTGAAAAgcttgaaaacaaaacaagttgtACTCATTTTAGCCAAATTGCAGCTAGTCATACACAAATAATACAGAAGAGCTCTTTTTGCCAACAAGTGAGGTGCATTCAGTAAGAGCAGAAGGGCATTCTCTTCATGGAACACAAAGCACCTATAAAACACGCACTAATTGCCCTCTTCTTCACTATTTCCATCTTcccaattcttcttcttttcccttcTTTGTTTATATGCAACTTATTTCCTGACAGAATGTGAAACAAAATAGTCCATGTTCTACATTTCTATGCATCAAGAATTCCTCGGACCAAAAACTACCAATCAATTCAAATCCTTTGCTTTCTTTGGTGCTTGTTGATTCAGTTTTTTCCCCTTTGGTAGTTCTTTTGAACTAGGGGGAGAGGATGATGTTTTGAAACCATGTGCTTCACTTCAATTAGGTGAGTGCTTGCTTTTGTTCAAGCCTCCAAAAAGGTTAAAACGTTTTAAGTTTGCCTTGCATGTTTGTAGCAATGTTAGAAGTCAGGCATGTACCCAATGGACATATATGAAAATGGGATGAGCAATTCATCTGAAAAGGTTTCTTTATGGAAACTACATAGTTTGCCACTGAAAAGAATGCTGATGGATCTTATTAAATGAACAAAATTTATGCACCTCATCCAAGTTCCAACATCAATATTGGGAGAGAGTTGGACTTACAGAGAGACTCTTTATGAGAAGATGCTCCACATCCTCAATGGAAAGCTTTGTGCGCTCAGCAATAACATTTAATGGAATAGTTCTATTTTCAGAAGGACGGCTGCAAGGAAGCAAATTTAAGCTCAGCCAGCAATAATCTTATACAAGTGGCACATGATCTGCTATATTTTGGCCATCAAACCACAAGTAAAAAGATATTACTAATACACATACCTAAAGATAATTTCCATTAGGCAGAGAATGTTAATCTTTTCTAACAGCTTCTGCTCATTCTGAACTAATGCTGGCTGGGCCCTCAGGGCAGTGTTGTGCACACGGCACAGTTCTTGATAGCGAACTAAGTCACCGGAGTTAAATGCCTGGAGAATGTAGTAAAGCCACTCAACCTGAGTGCCCAGTAGGCTCTTTATCTGTGAAGTAAATTAAATGTTCATCATCCCAAACCCACAATGTAGTTAGAAAGCTCTACAGTTttataaagagaaaaggaacaGAGACGAAGATATTCCTACTATAGGATGAGCCAGCAACTCTCCAAAGTTGTAGATGTTATCCCCCAAAAGCGCAGAAAGAGAAAGATCAAATGCCAGATCctaaaaagaaaggataagaaattgaatcaaattgtgAATGTGAACACCATATCATAATTGATAACGCAAAGCACAAGACATATGCAAAGTAGAAGCATATAAACCATTTAACCAAGGAATTTATTCtgtttgttttaattctttCCTTCATAAAATCTGTTACCAGTGCCAGTAACTGTAAGACACAAACCATACAACCTACATTTGACCTAACGCTCATCAATTCCAATTCCAgcaaaaacatcattgctaaaaTAAATTCTCATTCCAAACAGACAAATAATAACTTTAagcaaatcaattaaaactagGCCACACCACCATCAGTCTTTTGTATCAGATATTTGGACATCTATAATCATACCAGCTTAAATGAGTCTGAGAGGGACTCCACTGCTGTATATGCCAGATAAAGAAGAGCACTTTTATAGAACTCCGCAAATTCCTGACGATGTTTATAGTTCTGAGACGAAACCCAATAATAACTGGCATACACGGACGGATCTATATCAGTCATACTGTCAAGGGTACTCTTTCCATCTTCTAAAAGCTTTTTGCACTCTTTCTGATCCCCCTGCTCAAGCTTGAATATGGCTATTTGCATCTTAATGTAAAGGACTGGTTCCTCTATGCGCTGTTCTCTAGTTGCTCGAAGCTTTTCAATCACCCCCTCAAGATAGCTAATGGCAGCTTCTTTCTCTGCATAACGCCGAGAAACTATAACAGCAAAGTGTGCAAGCTTGAGAAGGTTGATCTTTGTCTCAAAGTCGgtgataaaattatgataaaactGTATTAGAGCATCACCAGCCTGGAATTTAAcgatcaaaacataaatataagtATCTGATTCATATAGGC
This region of Populus alba chromosome 3, ASM523922v2, whole genome shotgun sequence genomic DNA includes:
- the LOC118028680 gene encoding 26S proteasome non-ATPase regulatory subunit 13 homolog A, whose protein sequence is MAALQYLETQRNAHPELDEWYNSLADLYQKKLWHQLTLKLEQFVALAVFQAGDALIQFYHNFITDFETKINLLKLAHFAVIVSRRYAEKEAAISYLEGVIEKLRATREQRIEEPVLYIKMQIAIFKLEQGDQKECKKLLEDGKSTLDSMTDIDPSVYASYYWVSSQNYKHRQEFAEFYKSALLYLAYTAVESLSDSFKLDLAFDLSLSALLGDNIYNFGELLAHPIIKSLLGTQVEWLYYILQAFNSGDLVRYQELCRVHNTALRAQPALVQNEQKLLEKINILCLMEIIFSRPSENRTIPLNVIAERTKLSIEDVEHLLIKSLSVHLIEGIIDQVEGTVHVSWVQPRVLGIPQIKSLRDRLDNWLDKVHTALLSVEAETPDLVAS